Proteins from a single region of Streptomyces sp. Tu 3180:
- the manD gene encoding D-mannonate dehydratase ManD — MRIVSAEVIVTSPGRNFVTLRLTTEDGVTGLGDATLNGRELAVQSYLENHVVPLLLGSDATRIEDTWQYLYRGAYWRRGPVTMAAVAAVDTALWDIKAKCAGMPLYQLLGGASRTGALAYGHASGRDVPELLDSVRAHLEQGYRAIRIQSGIPGLGPVYGVAAAGTDGADRYDYEPARRAAAGGIPLPVTETWDTRAYLRHVPAVFEAVRAEFGPELPLLHDGHHRMTPIQAARLGKALEPYDLFWLEDATPAEDQAALRLIRQHTTTPLAIGEVFNSVYDYTTLLSERLIDYVRSAVTHTGGITAMRKLLDLADVFGIKSGMHGPTDISPVGMAAALHLDLAIHNFGIQEYMQHSDRTLEVFRTAFTFKDGLLHPSDTPGLGVDLDTEAAAHHPYEPAYLPVNRLADGTMHDW; from the coding sequence ATGAGGATCGTGTCGGCCGAGGTGATTGTCACCAGCCCGGGACGCAACTTCGTCACCCTGCGCCTCACCACTGAGGACGGTGTCACCGGCCTCGGCGACGCCACGCTCAACGGCCGCGAACTGGCCGTCCAGTCCTACCTGGAGAACCACGTCGTCCCCCTCCTTCTCGGGAGTGACGCCACCCGTATCGAGGACACCTGGCAGTACCTGTACCGGGGCGCGTACTGGCGGCGCGGGCCCGTCACCATGGCGGCCGTCGCAGCCGTCGACACCGCCCTGTGGGACATCAAGGCCAAGTGCGCCGGCATGCCGCTCTACCAACTCCTGGGCGGGGCGTCCCGCACCGGCGCCCTGGCCTACGGCCACGCCTCAGGCCGCGACGTCCCCGAACTCCTCGACTCCGTACGGGCCCACCTGGAGCAGGGCTACCGCGCCATCCGCATCCAGAGCGGCATCCCCGGCCTGGGCCCGGTGTACGGGGTCGCAGCCGCCGGCACGGACGGCGCGGACCGCTACGACTACGAGCCCGCCCGCCGCGCGGCCGCCGGCGGCATCCCCCTCCCGGTGACCGAGACCTGGGACACCAGGGCCTATTTGCGGCACGTCCCGGCCGTCTTCGAGGCCGTCCGGGCGGAGTTCGGCCCCGAACTGCCGCTGCTGCACGACGGCCACCACCGCATGACCCCCATCCAGGCCGCCCGGCTCGGCAAGGCGCTGGAGCCCTACGACTTGTTCTGGCTGGAGGACGCCACCCCCGCCGAGGACCAGGCGGCCCTGCGCCTGATCCGCCAGCACACCACCACCCCGCTGGCCATCGGCGAGGTCTTCAACTCGGTGTACGACTACACCACCCTGCTCAGCGAGCGCCTGATCGACTACGTGCGCTCCGCCGTCACCCACACCGGCGGCATCACCGCGATGCGCAAACTCCTCGACCTCGCCGACGTGTTCGGCATCAAGTCCGGCATGCACGGCCCCACCGACATCTCACCCGTCGGCATGGCCGCCGCCCTGCACCTGGACCTGGCGATCCACAACTTCGGCATCCAGGAGTACATGCAGCACTCCGACCGCACCCTGGAGGTCTTCCGCACGGCCTTCACCTTCAAGGACGGCCTCCTGCACCCCTCCGACACCCCCGGACTCGGCGTCGACCTCGACACAGAGGCAGCGGCGCACCACCCCTACGAACCGGCCTACCTCCCCGTCAACCGCCTGGCGGACGGCACGATGCACGACTGGTGA
- a CDS encoding cytochrome P450: MQHPERRGDDRRAPARLRAARPAGGGQAQGAGDDLTTSLIDARDREDRLTEDELLGTLFMMIAAGQDTTAVLITNAVAALLTHPEQLEHVRAGRAGWSDVIDETLRVHTPPAFAPMRFAVEDIDLDGVLIRQGDPIVVGFHAAGLEPQRHGPDAGRFDLLRDRSAGHLGFGHGTHRCLGAPLAEIEAGVAFAELFARYPDLRLACAPQDLQPMPTFMLHGHRSLPVLLGP, from the coding sequence CTGCAGCACCCTGAGCGCCGAGGAGATGACCGCCGCGCGCCTGCGCGCCTACGGGCTGCTCGCCCAGCTGGTGGCGGCCAAGCGCAAGGAGCCGGTGACGACCTGACCACCTCGCTGATCGACGCGCGGGACAGGGAGGACCGCCTCACCGAGGACGAACTGCTCGGCACGCTCTTCATGATGATCGCCGCGGGCCAGGACACCACCGCCGTCCTGATCACCAATGCCGTCGCGGCCCTGCTGACCCACCCCGAGCAGCTCGAGCACGTCCGCGCCGGCCGCGCCGGCTGGAGCGACGTGATCGACGAGACCCTGCGGGTGCACACGCCCCCGGCGTTCGCGCCCATGCGGTTCGCCGTCGAGGACATCGACCTGGACGGCGTGCTGATCAGACAGGGCGACCCCATCGTCGTCGGGTTCCACGCGGCGGGACTGGAACCGCAGCGGCACGGGCCCGACGCCGGCCGCTTCGACCTGCTGCGCGACCGCAGCGCCGGCCACCTCGGCTTCGGCCACGGCACCCACCGGTGCCTGGGCGCCCCGCTCGCCGAGATCGAGGCCGGCGTCGCCTTCGCCGAACTCTTCGCCCGCTACCCGGACCTGAGGCTGGCCTGCGCACCGCAGGACCTCCAGCCGATGCCCACCTTCATGCTCCACGGCCACCGCTCGCTGCCCGTGCTGCTCGGCCCCTGA
- a CDS encoding calcium-binding protein, producing MNRNRAAVSAVAVALLTAGLAVGPAAAATAAEAEARVGADWATQSIVFTAAAGQTNNLNIFSMYTSDGIRRIGFSDVVPLEPGDHCAYSRPEDTTSVVCELPADSPRPDRIDVFLGDGSDTIAAFTPGIGTVSGGPGDDELHAHTARTVLGDAGNDMVMGPAALHGGDGMDHLMGDSSNQQMWGGRGDDMIEGYGGDDTVHAGPGDDHAMGGDGRDIVLGGPGNDTLDGEGGDDLVCGGTGKDALEGGPGRNIVLP from the coding sequence ATGAACCGAAACCGAGCCGCCGTCAGCGCGGTCGCCGTGGCCCTGTTAACCGCCGGCCTCGCCGTCGGCCCGGCAGCCGCCGCCACTGCCGCCGAGGCGGAGGCCCGCGTCGGAGCCGACTGGGCAACTCAGTCGATCGTCTTCACCGCCGCTGCAGGACAGACCAACAACCTCAACATATTCTCCATGTACACCAGTGACGGGATCCGGCGGATCGGCTTCAGCGACGTGGTCCCGCTCGAACCGGGCGACCACTGTGCGTACTCCAGACCCGAGGACACCACCTCCGTCGTCTGCGAACTGCCCGCCGACAGCCCCCGGCCCGACAGGATCGACGTCTTCCTCGGCGACGGCAGCGACACGATCGCCGCCTTCACCCCCGGGATCGGCACCGTCAGCGGCGGCCCCGGCGACGACGAACTGCACGCCCACACCGCACGCACGGTGCTGGGTGACGCGGGGAACGACATGGTCATGGGACCCGCGGCCCTGCACGGCGGCGACGGCATGGACCACCTGATGGGTGACAGCAGCAACCAGCAGATGTGGGGCGGCCGGGGCGACGACATGATCGAGGGCTACGGCGGTGACGACACCGTGCACGCCGGCCCCGGCGACGACCACGCCATGGGCGGGGACGGCCGCGACATCGTCCTCGGCGGCCCCGGCAACGACACACTGGACGGCGAAGGCGGCGACGACCTCGTCTGTGGCGGCACCGGGAAGGACGCCCTCGAAGGCGGACCCGGCCGCAACATCGTCCTCCCGTAA
- a CDS encoding gluconokinase, which produces MGVSGCGKTTVGEYLAESLGAPFEEGDRLHPRRNVEAMKAGTRLDDSMRSPWLAAVAERMKGASPEEGLVITCSSLRRIYRELLRVARPDAFFVHLELDREEAVARVGGRQGHFMPVSLVDSQFEDLEPLQDDEAGMTVDATLLVERIVAEVQTALAGHARRRAAGEL; this is translated from the coding sequence ATGGGGGTCAGCGGCTGCGGCAAGACCACCGTCGGCGAGTACCTGGCGGAGTCACTGGGGGCACCGTTCGAGGAGGGCGACCGGCTCCACCCGCGGCGCAACGTGGAGGCCATGAAGGCCGGCACACGCCTCGACGACAGCATGCGCAGCCCGTGGCTGGCCGCCGTCGCCGAGCGGATGAAGGGCGCCAGCCCGGAGGAAGGGCTGGTGATCACCTGCTCGTCCCTACGCCGGATCTACCGCGAACTGCTGCGGGTGGCCCGCCCCGACGCCTTCTTCGTGCACCTGGAGCTCGACCGGGAAGAGGCCGTCGCCCGGGTCGGAGGCAGACAGGGGCACTTCATGCCGGTCTCGCTGGTGGACTCGCAATTCGAGGACCTGGAGCCGCTCCAGGACGACGAGGCCGGCATGACCGTCGACGCGACGCTGCTGGTGGAGCGGATCGTGGCGGAGGTGCAGACGGCACTGGCCGGCCATGCGCGAAGACGGGCGGCCGGGGAGCTCTGA
- a CDS encoding acyl-CoA carboxylase subunit epsilon, translating to MDSPHAVLRVERGRATREELAAVTAVLVSLLAAREADTGSGPAPGSAPWRPERAAEAYRSPYNWQ from the coding sequence ATGGACAGCCCGCACGCCGTACTTCGTGTGGAGCGGGGCCGGGCCACGCGCGAGGAGCTGGCCGCGGTCACCGCCGTGCTGGTCTCGCTGCTGGCCGCGCGGGAGGCGGACACCGGTTCCGGGCCGGCGCCCGGATCGGCGCCGTGGCGCCCCGAGCGGGCCGCCGAGGCCTACCGCTCCCCCTACAACTGGCAGTAG
- a CDS encoding ScbR family autoregulator-binding transcription factor, with protein sequence MALQERAVRTRHSILVAAAAVFAEVGYEAATISEILQRASVTKGALYFHFSSKEELAQEVLAHQLASAPPLPARRLALQEGLDATFLLAHLLSTGDPLVRGSIRLTVDQGSPQDGLDRQVPMAAWLQHNVALLTRARDNGELLPHVDIEDAARVFVAAFTGCQILSKIMTGHADLAERVSSIERHLMSSIAVPAVLIRLDMAPDRGARVYEQALQLRREAGAVAVD encoded by the coding sequence GTGGCGTTGCAGGAACGCGCGGTCAGGACGCGCCATTCCATCCTGGTCGCCGCCGCCGCGGTGTTCGCCGAGGTGGGGTACGAGGCGGCGACGATCTCGGAGATCCTGCAGCGGGCCAGTGTCACCAAGGGGGCCCTGTACTTCCACTTCTCCTCCAAGGAGGAGCTGGCCCAGGAGGTGCTGGCGCACCAGCTGGCCTCGGCGCCGCCGCTGCCCGCGCGCCGGCTGGCGCTGCAGGAGGGGCTGGACGCCACCTTCCTGCTGGCCCACCTGCTGAGCACCGGTGATCCGCTGGTGCGCGGCAGCATCCGGCTCACGGTCGACCAGGGCTCTCCGCAGGACGGCCTGGACCGGCAGGTGCCGATGGCGGCGTGGCTGCAGCACAACGTCGCCCTGCTCACCCGGGCCAGGGACAACGGCGAGCTGCTGCCGCACGTCGACATCGAGGACGCCGCGCGGGTGTTCGTGGCGGCCTTCACCGGGTGCCAGATCCTGTCGAAGATCATGACCGGGCACGCCGACCTCGCCGAGCGGGTGTCCTCCATCGAGCGGCACCTGATGTCCAGCATCGCGGTGCCGGCGGTGCTCATCCGGCTCGACATGGCGCCGGACCGCGGCGCCCGGGTCTACGAACAGGCCCTGCAGCTGCGCCGGGAGGCCGGGGCGGTGGCCGTCGACTGA
- a CDS encoding PP2C family protein-serine/threonine phosphatase, with translation MDEGSGQQSMLAGLLAASHLLTFEQLPSCVAEHAVGSGFDEVQIYLADLQQTTLRLLTGHGPDAEQAPEGWPTQLAVEEAVPGRAFQSGQTLPADRTPQGGQPNEWWVPMRNGAERLGVLHITTSDRTLRTMEDMRSLADLVALLVVSKRSLSDSYPRLVRSRPMNVAAEMQWHLMPPLTFASDRVVLSAALEPAYQISGDTFDYAVADDVVHLGIFDAMGHDTAAGNTANLAVAACRNQRRQGASLAETSKAIERTLIEQFTGRYVTAVLADLDSHTGVLSWVNRGHHPPVLIPEEGGIIELHCDPGPPMGTDLGLEITMCTRQLHPGDRLVLYTDGITEARNPGGEEFGLRHFINFVTSHLNQGMPVPETLRRLVGSITDYHHEQLADDATVVLLHWHGPTPFDPGQAETLVGLEAPRTQRPL, from the coding sequence ATGGATGAGGGCTCTGGCCAACAGTCCATGCTCGCAGGACTGCTCGCCGCCAGCCATCTGCTCACCTTCGAGCAGTTGCCGTCCTGTGTGGCCGAGCACGCCGTCGGCAGCGGTTTCGACGAGGTGCAGATCTATCTGGCCGACCTGCAGCAGACAACCCTGCGCCTGCTGACGGGGCACGGTCCGGACGCCGAGCAGGCCCCCGAGGGCTGGCCCACCCAGCTAGCGGTCGAGGAAGCCGTGCCGGGCAGGGCGTTTCAGAGCGGACAGACCCTTCCCGCTGACCGGACACCGCAAGGAGGGCAGCCGAACGAGTGGTGGGTGCCGATGCGCAATGGCGCCGAACGGCTGGGAGTACTGCACATCACCACCTCGGATAGGACCCTGCGAACCATGGAGGACATGCGCTCTCTCGCGGATCTGGTAGCCCTGCTGGTGGTGAGCAAGCGGTCGCTGAGCGACTCCTATCCCCGACTGGTGCGCAGCCGACCGATGAATGTGGCCGCGGAGATGCAGTGGCACCTGATGCCGCCGCTGACTTTCGCCAGCGACCGTGTCGTACTCAGCGCCGCCCTGGAGCCCGCCTATCAGATCAGCGGTGACACCTTCGACTATGCGGTTGCCGATGACGTGGTCCACCTGGGGATCTTCGACGCGATGGGCCACGACACAGCGGCCGGGAACACCGCCAACCTTGCGGTGGCCGCATGCCGCAACCAGCGACGCCAAGGAGCCTCGCTGGCCGAGACCAGCAAGGCGATCGAGCGGACTTTGATCGAGCAGTTCACCGGCCGGTACGTCACCGCCGTGCTGGCCGACCTCGACAGCCACACCGGCGTCCTCAGCTGGGTCAATCGCGGGCATCATCCTCCAGTCCTCATCCCTGAGGAAGGCGGGATCATAGAGCTCCACTGCGATCCCGGCCCTCCGATGGGCACCGACCTCGGGCTGGAGATCACCATGTGCACACGGCAGCTTCATCCCGGTGACCGGCTCGTGCTCTACACCGACGGAATCACCGAGGCCCGCAATCCCGGCGGTGAAGAATTCGGTCTGCGTCACTTCATAAACTTCGTCACCAGCCACCTCAACCAAGGCATGCCCGTCCCCGAGACACTGCGCCGCCTGGTGGGAAGCATCACCGACTACCACCACGAGCAACTC
- a CDS encoding AraC family transcriptional regulator: protein MSSMDPLSSLLSGIRAEGSVVSRAVLAVPWTIRFADAAPLTMISVLRGGGTLLLPDGTERAIGAGDTAIVRGPEPFHLADHPTTVHGSHAAYEIACFTESAECGAQELGGIHWGTDSEEATALIVGAYRASGHRHERLLRALPPVLVVEEDAEVCAWLETAAADAAHRSAGSQALMDRLLDWALVCTLRSWFDKAGADAPSWYRGLADPVLAPALQSFHDRPAEPWTVASLAARAGVSRALFAKRFTRLMGRPPLTYLTECRMDEAEALLSDTDLGIAQIARSVGYADAFGFSAAFKRHKGLSPSTYRAAVAATGSGSLASRQPAAR from the coding sequence GTGTCTTCCATGGATCCTTTGAGTTCGTTGCTGAGCGGCATCCGGGCCGAGGGGTCGGTCGTCAGCCGCGCCGTACTGGCGGTGCCCTGGACCATCCGCTTCGCCGACGCCGCGCCGCTCACCATGATCAGCGTGCTGCGGGGCGGGGGCACCTTGCTGCTGCCCGACGGAACGGAACGAGCGATCGGAGCGGGCGACACCGCCATCGTGCGCGGACCCGAACCGTTCCACCTCGCGGACCACCCCACCACCGTGCACGGCTCCCACGCCGCTTACGAGATCGCCTGTTTCACCGAGAGCGCCGAGTGCGGCGCCCAGGAACTCGGCGGTATCCACTGGGGCACCGACTCGGAGGAGGCGACCGCGCTGATCGTGGGCGCCTACCGCGCCTCGGGTCACCGCCACGAGCGGCTCCTGCGTGCCCTGCCGCCCGTCCTGGTGGTCGAGGAGGACGCCGAGGTCTGTGCCTGGCTGGAGACGGCCGCCGCCGACGCCGCCCATCGCTCGGCCGGTTCGCAGGCGCTGATGGACCGGCTCCTCGACTGGGCCCTGGTGTGCACGCTGCGCAGCTGGTTCGACAAGGCGGGCGCCGACGCGCCCAGCTGGTACCGGGGCCTCGCCGACCCGGTCCTCGCGCCCGCCCTGCAGTCCTTCCACGACCGGCCCGCCGAACCCTGGACGGTGGCCTCCTTGGCCGCTCGAGCCGGCGTCTCCCGGGCGCTGTTCGCCAAGCGCTTCACCCGGCTGATGGGCCGCCCGCCCCTCACCTACCTCACCGAATGCCGCATGGACGAGGCCGAGGCGCTGCTGTCCGACACCGACCTCGGCATCGCCCAGATCGCCAGGTCCGTCGGCTATGCCGACGCTTTCGGCTTCAGCGCCGCGTTCAAACGCCACAAGGGCCTGAGCCCCAGTACCTACCGCGCCGCAGTGGCCGCGACGGGGTCGGGTTCTCTCGCGTCGAGACAACCGGCGGCGCGGTAG
- a CDS encoding lytic polysaccharide monooxygenase, translated as MVFAVVVGALAWSTPAQAHGTIVNPASRAYQCWKTWGSNHTSPAMQTEDPMCYQAFQANPDTMWNWMSALRDGLGGQFQARTPDGTLCSNNLSRNASLDKPGQWKTTNISNNFTVQLYDQASHGADYFRVYVSKQGFNPKTQTLGWGNLDFITQTGRFAPAQDIRFNVNTSGYTGHHILFVIWQASHLDQAYMWCSDVNFG; from the coding sequence ATGGTGTTCGCCGTGGTTGTCGGCGCACTGGCCTGGTCGACCCCCGCCCAGGCTCACGGCACCATCGTCAACCCCGCCTCCCGCGCGTACCAGTGCTGGAAGACGTGGGGCAGCAACCACACGAGCCCGGCCATGCAGACCGAAGACCCCATGTGTTACCAGGCGTTCCAGGCCAACCCCGACACCATGTGGAACTGGATGAGCGCGCTCCGCGACGGCCTCGGTGGCCAGTTCCAGGCGCGGACCCCCGACGGGACGCTCTGCAGCAACAACCTCTCGAGGAACGCCAGCCTGGACAAGCCCGGGCAGTGGAAGACGACCAACATCAGCAACAACTTCACGGTCCAGCTGTACGACCAGGCGTCCCACGGTGCCGACTACTTCAGGGTCTACGTGAGCAAGCAGGGCTTCAACCCCAAGACCCAGACCCTGGGCTGGGGCAACCTCGACTTCATCACGCAGACCGGCCGCTTCGCCCCGGCGCAGGACATCAGGTTCAACGTCAACACCTCCGGCTACACCGGACACCACATCCTGTTCGTGATCTGGCAGGCCTCGCACCTCGACCAGGCCTACATGTGGTGCAGCGACGTGAACTTCGGCTGA
- a CDS encoding NAD(P)H oxidoreductase — MTQHDSRARTALVVVAHHRTDSLTAHTARRAAARLEAAGHRVDLLDLHAEGFDPRMNVADQPDWGDREKRYSDEVHAHMQRILDADAVVAVFPVYWQNVPAILKGWIDRVWNYGFAYGRSKPRLAGKRILWLGLAGATADDPVVEGMQTVLETNLSEGIAYYCGFSRSTVGLLTDAEERPQRVDAEGNLLVGDAVTGTEREAQYAAFDRRAREFVEKFLAEELVAA, encoded by the coding sequence GTGACGCAGCACGACAGCCGCGCCAGGACAGCCCTCGTCGTCGTCGCACACCACCGCACCGATTCCCTCACCGCGCACACGGCCCGCCGTGCCGCCGCCCGGCTCGAAGCCGCCGGCCACCGCGTCGACCTGCTCGACCTGCACGCCGAGGGGTTCGACCCCCGGATGAACGTGGCGGACCAGCCGGACTGGGGCGACCGGGAGAAGAGGTACTCGGACGAAGTGCACGCCCACATGCAGCGCATCCTCGACGCCGATGCCGTCGTCGCCGTCTTCCCGGTGTACTGGCAGAACGTGCCCGCCATCCTCAAAGGCTGGATCGACCGCGTGTGGAACTACGGGTTCGCCTACGGCCGCAGCAAGCCCCGCCTCGCCGGCAAGCGCATCCTGTGGCTGGGTCTGGCCGGCGCCACTGCCGACGATCCCGTCGTGGAGGGAATGCAGACCGTCCTCGAGACCAATCTGAGCGAGGGCATCGCCTATTACTGCGGCTTCTCCCGCTCCACCGTCGGCCTGCTCACCGACGCGGAGGAGCGCCCTCAGCGCGTCGACGCCGAAGGCAACCTCCTGGTCGGCGACGCGGTCACGGGCACCGAGCGAGAGGCGCAGTACGCGGCTTTCGACCGTCGCGCGCGGGAGTTCGTGGAGAAGTTCCTCGCCGAGGAACTCGTGGCGGCCTGA
- a CDS encoding FCD domain-containing protein, translating into MTGPASDPPVDTDDALRGSTAQVVARLGCQIVEGAKPRDRHLTVDAVVQEFGVTRPMAREALQTLHQKGLLTLQPRIGATVQPLERWDLLDADVIAWRLEVAPDSQMRSLTELREVIEPRAARLAAQSRSAEICHDLTSYARTLLALSREPDFERPREGAAVRQRFRDVDAAFHRTLLAGSRNELFLHFSHPVTMALNHRIDRDWAGGRPGERAASARSLTGSDTVQSYPVRPLPIAMWLHMGLAYAVDQGRATAAEAFAEAILAEIRGGRLQDPAVLDRLREGLAQFDPRGLPAAYREGFRDALAALVRPRRAPSS; encoded by the coding sequence ATGACTGGTCCCGCATCGGACCCACCCGTGGACACCGACGACGCCCTCCGGGGCTCCACCGCCCAGGTCGTGGCCCGCCTCGGCTGCCAGATCGTCGAGGGCGCCAAGCCCCGCGACCGGCACCTGACCGTCGACGCCGTCGTGCAGGAGTTCGGCGTCACCCGCCCGATGGCCCGTGAGGCCCTGCAGACCCTGCACCAGAAGGGCCTGCTCACCCTCCAGCCCCGCATCGGGGCCACCGTCCAGCCGCTGGAGCGCTGGGACCTCCTGGACGCCGACGTGATCGCCTGGCGCCTGGAAGTCGCCCCCGACAGCCAGATGCGGTCCCTGACGGAACTGCGCGAGGTCATCGAACCCCGCGCGGCCCGGCTGGCGGCGCAGAGCAGGTCCGCGGAGATCTGCCACGACCTCACCAGCTACGCCCGCACCCTGCTCGCCCTCAGCCGGGAACCCGACTTCGAACGGCCGCGGGAGGGTGCCGCGGTCCGCCAGCGGTTCCGGGACGTCGACGCCGCCTTCCACCGCACCCTGCTCGCCGGCTCCCGTAACGAGCTGTTCCTGCACTTCTCCCACCCCGTCACCATGGCCCTCAACCACCGCATCGACCGGGACTGGGCCGGCGGCCGCCCCGGGGAGCGGGCCGCCTCGGCACGGTCCCTGACCGGCTCCGACACCGTGCAGAGCTATCCCGTACGGCCGCTGCCGATCGCCATGTGGCTGCACATGGGGCTCGCCTACGCCGTCGACCAGGGACGGGCCACGGCCGCCGAGGCGTTCGCGGAGGCCATTCTCGCCGAGATCCGCGGCGGGCGGCTCCAGGACCCCGCCGTCCTCGACCGGCTGCGGGAGGGGCTGGCACAGTTCGACCCGCGCGGGCTGCCCGCCGCGTACCGCGAGGGCTTCCGGGACGCCCTCGCCGCGCTGGTCCGCCCCCGGCGCGCCCCGTCGTCGTGA
- a CDS encoding antibiotic biosynthesis monooxygenase, which yields MITIAGRVHVDPRDVTDFITEAGATHPIAAANPGHVPPSFCIDDLGSGTVTVLERWTSREALATHLSTPQVQQTFAQWASRMRNEVRMFDACNERDPRAELDV from the coding sequence GTGATCACCATCGCCGGCCGGGTCCACGTCGACCCACGTGACGTCACGGACTTCATCACCGAAGCCGGAGCCACCCACCCGATCGCCGCGGCGAACCCTGGCCACGTCCCGCCGAGTTTCTGCATCGACGACCTCGGCTCCGGAACCGTCACGGTCCTGGAGCGGTGGACGTCGCGGGAGGCGTTGGCCACGCACCTGAGCACGCCGCAGGTCCAGCAGACCTTCGCCCAGTGGGCTTCGCGTATGCGCAACGAGGTACGGATGTTCGACGCCTGCAACGAACGCGATCCCCGCGCTGAGCTCGACGTTTGA
- a CDS encoding GlsB/YeaQ/YmgE family stress response membrane protein, with amino-acid sequence MGIIAWIFIGLLAGAIAKALMPGKDPGGIIITMLIGIAGGLLGGFLGKVIFGVDSIDGFFDLSTWIAAIIGSVILLALYRMITGRGHRRGHAHA; translated from the coding sequence ATGGGCATCATCGCGTGGATCTTCATCGGCCTGCTCGCCGGCGCCATCGCCAAGGCGCTCATGCCGGGCAAGGACCCGGGCGGAATCATCATCACCATGCTCATCGGTATCGCCGGAGGACTTCTCGGAGGGTTCCTCGGCAAGGTGATCTTCGGGGTCGATTCCATCGACGGCTTCTTCGACCTGTCCACCTGGATCGCGGCCATCATCGGATCCGTCATCCTCCTGGCGCTGTACCGGATGATCACCGGTCGCGGACACCGCCGCGGACACGCGCACGCCTGA
- a CDS encoding acyl-CoA dehydrogenase produces the protein MTFLHRTATDRWARHTPADRADAERLVALTKAWNTWQARTITTECRERCGAHALLPTNPLSAFPAYIEGTITAEGDNLVIWTKTAAELLFHHTPDPTPPTPHRPPPTHRPPLPAPPPRPHPRPVAHPRPHRPTPRPPNDPTARWNTAAPAALHMLTAHTALTTTDAYLHALHHTTDPETHDLLTHLCLLFLHTQITPHTGDLLAHHHLTPEHIHHLPHTHTTLTHHLAPHLTTLTDAFDLPDPYPHPHTEAPFQSV, from the coding sequence ATGACCTTCCTGCACCGCACCGCCACCGACCGCTGGGCCCGCCACACCCCCGCCGACCGCGCCGACGCCGAACGCCTCGTCGCCCTCACCAAAGCCTGGAACACCTGGCAGGCCCGCACCATCACCACCGAATGCCGCGAACGCTGCGGCGCCCACGCCCTCCTGCCCACCAACCCCCTGTCCGCCTTCCCCGCCTACATCGAAGGCACCATCACCGCCGAAGGCGACAACCTCGTCATCTGGACCAAAACCGCCGCCGAACTCCTCTTCCACCACACCCCCGACCCCACACCCCCCACCCCCCACCGGCCCCCACCAACTCACCGACCCCCACTTCCTGCGCCACCTCCTCGCCCGCACCCGCGACCTGTGGCACACCCGCGCCCGCACCGCCCTACGCCAAGGCCCCCCAACGACCCCACCGCCCGCTGGAACACCGCCGCCCCCGCCGCCCTCCACATGCTCACCGCCCACACCGCCCTCACCACCACCGACGCCTACCTCCACGCCCTCCACCACACCACCGACCCCGAAACCCACGACCTCCTCACCCACCTCTGCCTCCTCTTCCTCCACACCCAAATCACCCCCCACACCGGCGACCTCCTCGCCCACCACCACCTCACCCCCGAACACATCCACCACCTCCCCCACACCCACACCACCCTCACCCACCACCTCGCCCCCCACCTCACCACCCTCACCGACGCCTTCGACCTCCCCGACCCCTACCCCCACCCCCACACCGAGGCGCCGTTTCAGTCGGTGTGA